In Elephas maximus indicus isolate mEleMax1 chromosome 4, mEleMax1 primary haplotype, whole genome shotgun sequence, a genomic segment contains:
- the LOC126075552 gene encoding olfactory receptor 6C2-like — protein MRNHTAVTTFILLGLTDDPQLQVLVFIFLFPTYILSVTGNLTIIILTLTDSHLKTPMYFFLRNFSFLEISFTTVCIPRFLYSISTRDNTITYDACASQIFFIGLFGATEFFLLSAMSYDRYVAICKPLHYMTIMNSRVCTILVLCCWISGLMIIITPLGMGLQLEFCDSNAIDHFGCDAAPLFKISCSDTWFIEQVVIICAVLTFIITLIGVILSYIYIIKTILRFPSTQQRKKAFSTCSSHMIVVSITYGSCIFIYIKPSAKEDVDINKGVSMLTTSVAPLLNPFIYTLRNKQVKQSFNDMIKKIAFNSQK, from the coding sequence ATGAGAAATCATACAGCAGTAACAACTTTCATCTTGCTGGGACTTACTGATGACCCACAGCTGCAAGTTCtggttttcatctttttatttccGACGTATATTCTGAGTGTAACCGGAAACCTGACCATTATCATTCTTACTCTCACGGATTCCCACCTTAAAAcacctatgtattttttccttcgAAACTTCTCCTTTTTAGAAATCTCATTTACAACAGTCTGTATTCCCAGATTCCTGTACAGTATATCAACTAGGGATAATACAATTACTTATGATGCTTGTGCAagtcaaatattttttattggaCTCTTTGGGGCCACAGAGTTTTTTCTCCTGTCtgccatgtcctatgaccgctatgtggccatctgcaagcccCTCCATTATATGACCATCATGAACAGCAGAGTCTGTACCATCCTTGTCCTCTGCTGCTGGATCTCTGGGTTGATGATCATCATCACACCGCTTGGTATGGGCCTGCAGCTGGAATTCTGTGACTCCAATGCCATTGATCATTTTGGCTGTGATGCAGCTCCTCTTTTTAAGATTTCATGCTCAGATACATGGTTCATAGAACAGGTAGTTATAATTTGTGCAGTGTTGACATTCATTATCACACTCATAGGAGTGATTCTTTCTTACATATATATCATCAAGACAATACTAAGATTCCCATCTACTCAGCAAAGGAAAAAAGCTTTTTCCACGTGTTCTTCTCACATGATTGTTGTTTCCATCACCTATGGTAGCTGTATCTTCATCTATATcaaaccttcagccaaagaggaTGTGGACATTAATAAAGGGGTATCCATGCTCACTACATCTGTTGCTCCTTTGTTAAACCCCTTCATTTATACCTTGAGAAATAAGCAGGTAAAACAATCTTTCAatgatatgattaaaaaaattgcATTTAATTCACAAAAGTAA